The DNA segment TTAAAACTATGATTGAAACAAAAGTTAAGGATTTTTTAAATACTTTTACTGTTAATAATAAATTTCACGTTTTAAGCAAACAAATTAAAAATAAAATCAGTCATAATACTTGCAATATTAAACGCACTGCGTTATATTATACATAAGATAACTTAGGGTTGCAGACACAATGGTTATAACAATAATAAAAAATAAAACAATACTTAAATTTTTATCGAGTCTAAGTCTATTAATACCAGCAATTAATTATGCAAGTGATGTTAATAACTATAAGCTCTACAGTATATTTAGTCTAACAGAAACGACAGATATCCTTCCTGCAAAAGTACTTGATGTTGGACTTGGTAATATCAGTATTCAACATTGTGGCCAAGTTCTAAAAAATCATGGTACAGGTATTTTCTATGGGCCATGCCCTAAGCTTATTGATAATACCCTGTTTGATGTTTACTTTACAAAAACAAGTATAAGTTGTCATATTACCATTGATAATTATAATGCTACTATTGAACAAATTAACTGTGATAATGAAACCGTTACCTCATATACAATTTATAATAAAAAAACATCATTACCCAATCATCAAAATATTGTTTTTTTATGTCAGCAAATCAATGGTCAATCTAATGCATGTCCTTGGGTTACCGAAAAAAGCAATTCATAATTCATAATTAACTGTATTATCAATATATTTTAACCCAAGACGCGATGAATCGCGTCTCTACAGGGTTTTTATTATTTATGACTCAATAACTCATTATTTTGTTTAATTAAAACTTTGATATTTGCATTTAGTAATGCAATTTCATCCATAATCTGATTTTGCTGCTGTAATAATAAATTACGCTGTTGTGCTGATTTAATCTGTAAATACATAATTGCAATTTCACTATCAGGCATAGAAGATACTTTGGATGTTACTTTTTTAAATAATTGATTAACATCATGATTAAAATCATTCACCTGTTTAACAAATAAATCACTTGGCTTCTCTAATAATTGACTAACTGGCTTTACTTGAACCTTCGGTGCAACATTTACAGGTTCAGTTGAAGCCATTTGCTCATTTAAGCTTGATTGACTTTCACCGGATAACAAAACTTTTGGTTGTGGCGGTTGATCTAGCGCCCAAAGCGTTGATGTTACTAAAGTAAATAAGCAAAATAATGCTATAAATAATCGCTTCATTTAAGACAAACTATCCCTATTTTATAAAATAAGCATAGCATCACCATAACTGAAAAACCGGTATCGCTCAAGGACTGCATGTGCATAAGCGCGCTTTATTCGATCAGTACCAGCAAATGCACTGACTAACATAATTAAGGTTGATTTTGGTAAGTGAAAGTTAGTAATCATTTGGTCAACAACATGAAACTTTTTCCCTGGATATAAAAAGATATCGCTCTCACCCATAAAAGGTTTAATCTCACCTGATATTGCTGCTGTCTCTAATGAGCGTACTGTTGTTGTTCCTACAGCAATTATTTTATTGCCACGCGCTTTAGTTTCCCTAATTTTTTGACAAACATCTTCTGATACTTCAATTACTTCACTATGCATTTTGTGAGATGAAATGTCATCAACTTTAACTGGTTGGAAAGTACCAGAGCCAACATGTAATGTGATATAGGCTGTATTAACACCTTTTGTTTGTAATATATCTAACAGCTCATCTGTAAAATGAAGCCCTGCAGTCGGCGCAGCAACAGAACCTAATGGTTGACTATAAACTGTTTGATAACGCTCTTGATCAAGCTTTTGGTCTTCACGTTGCATATAGGGTGGTAATGGCATATGACCAAATAAATCCATCACTTGCCAAATTGTTTGAATTTTATCTGTCGGTATTAATTTTAATTTAAATAAAGTACCAGAAGTATGGCCTAACATCTGAAACTTTGTATCCTTATCCAAAAATATAAACTCACCAACTTTTGGCTTTCGTGATACACGAAGATGTGAAGAAATTGTCAAATCATCTATTATACGCTCAATCAATAATTCAACTTTACCACCTGTTTGTTTATGAGCAAATATTCTAGCTGGCATCACTTTTGAATTATTAAAAATAAGTAAATCACCTGAGTTAATCAATGAAGGCAAATCAAAGAAATGTTGATCATTAATTTCATTAGATTGATTCGTATTTCGATCTAAAACTAATAATCGACTGTGATCACGCTTATCTGTTGGATACTGCGCAATTAACTCACTCGGTAGTTGATAATTAAAATCATCTGTTTTTATCATTTATAGTAAACCTTTTTTGCCCATAGCTTGCGTCATAAAAAATCGTTTCAATAACGCCCTCCTATCAACAAAAGAAAGTCCATTTCCTCTTAAAAAACCTAAAAATTTTGACTCATTTGAAAAGCCAGATTTAAATGCAGCCATCATCCAAATCAATAATTGATTATGCCAACGTCGCTCTCTTTCATATTGCTGTAATGTCGAAAGATCACCTAAACTTCGCCCTTTTTGATGTGCGTTTGTTAATACATTAATCAATGAGCTTACATCTTTAAAACCAAGGTTAACACCCTGACCAGCCAATGGATGAATAACATGTGCAGCATCACCAACTAAAACAACACCATCTTTAGCATAGCGTTCAACATGCTGCTCAGTTAATGGAAATTTGACTCGCTTAGATTGAACTTTACAAATTCCTAAGTGATGATTAAGTGCATTCGTTAACTCAATATTAAATGCCTCATCATCTAGTGCAAGTAAACGTGTTGCCTCATGCTCTGTTGTACTCCAAACAATTGAACAGCGAAACGGATCAGCCAAAGGTAAAAATGCTAAAGGACCTGTTGCTAAAAAACGCTGAGTTGCACAATTTTTGTGTGAAAGTTCAGTCTCAATTTCAGCCACAATAGCATACTGATGATAAGCTCTTTTTTTTACTTGAAACTGACACTGATTACGTAACCAAGAGCTTGCGCCATCAGCACCAATGAGTAACTGTGTTTCAATTTTTCTACCATCTGACAGCGCTAATTGCCATTGATTGTCAAAACGATCTAACTTTTCGATCGTACATGGCACATAAAGTGCAGCATTTTTATTCATTAATGCTTGCCATAATGTTTTAACAATAATACGGTTTTCAATGATAAAACCAAGCTCACGCTCTGCAATTTCTGCAGCATCCATTCGAATTTGTCCCGAACTACCTTCATCAAACACAAACATTTGATTAAAGGCTGCAATTTCATGCTGATTGATTGCCTCCCAAACATCTAAATTATCTAATAATTGTTCAGAAAATCGATTAATCGCACTAACTCTTAAATCTTTGTCATTATTTGACCAATGTAATTTAGGTTGATTTCGTTCAACGATTGCAATATTAAGCCCTCGATCAATCAAGCCTTTGGCAAGCGCCAAACCAACCATACCGCCACCAACAATAACAGCTTGATATTCTTTTATATTTCCCATTGATGAATCCTTTGTTTTGCAAGCGATGGTAATTGATTCATATCGCCCATCATCATTCGATTAATCAAAGATTTACCAATAGGTAGACGTTCGGTTAAATGAAGTCCAAGACTGCGTGATACTTTGATCATTCGTTCGTTATTAGAAAATAAATTAACCAATTGATCACTTACCCAAGTTGTTTGCTTGTGATCTTTAAGCCTACGTTGTTCAAATGCTTTAAGTAGTTGTTCATTATCATCAGAAATTCCATAACAACTCACTAAATCTGCAAATACAGCAATATCACGTAAACATAAATTAAAGCCTTGTCCTGCAACCGGATGTAGTGAATGTGCAGCATTACCAAATAATAAGGTATTAGCTAAATAGAGTTTTTTAGCTACCATTAAATGTAATGGAAAAATATCACATTTACCAATTCTAATAAATCTGCCTAATCGATAGCCAAATAATTTTTGCAAATAGCCACACAACTCGTCAGCATTCATTAGAGCAATTTGTTCTTTTTGATCCTTTTTAAATGTAAATACACAGGCACTTCGATTGCCTTTCATCGGCAGCATTGCAACAATACCATCATCATAAAAACGCTCATAAGCATAGTTTTGATGTGAGCGCTTTAACTCAACATTACAAACCAAAGCATAGGATTGATAATCTGTATGTTCAACTTCAATACCAAGCTTACTACGAATAGCTGATCGCGCACCATCACAAGCAATTACTAGCTTTGCTGATATCTCTATTACATCTTTTGCTTGATTACGTACAGTTAATTGATTTGTTGCTGTATCTAATGAATCTAACTCAGCTGGTGCTATTAACTTTATGTTTTCTTTAGTTAATAACTTTTCATGCATTGCTGAGTAAATTCTTGGAAATGCACAAATTGCACCTAAGCAGGGCTTATGTTCTTTTTTATGATCTAATACAACTCGACCCAATAAGCCTTTATTAGAGACATGAACTCGATGAATAGGTTCACAATATTCGCTTAGCTCATCCCATAAATCTAAACCCTTTAAAATGCACAATGCATTATATGCTAAAGCCATTGCTCGCGCATCAAAGTTATCTAATGCCATCTCTTTTAAATCAATGCGGTCAATCAGTACAATTGACTCAACATATGGTGAGATTGCCAAAGCCAATGCTTGTCCAACTAAACCACCACCGACAATCGCAATCTCCGTTTTAATGTGTTTAGATATGGTTTGATCTGTAGCTGTCATATATTTATTCAAATTAATTGATTAATCATCTGTTAAATCACGCGCACTATGCAATGGCTTTGCCTTTGCTTGATTTAACGCACTTAATTCTGCATGTAGCAATAATGCTGCAACTTTTGCATATTCAACTAACTCATTATATGCTTTTTCTGACTCTTCATCACCTTCTTCTTCTTCATCATATTGTAATGCTGACATTTTAGATAAATCAGTAATTGCTTCTTTTATCTCTTGACTATGACTGGCTTCAAAAGCAAATCCCATTAAACCTAATCCAGATAAAAAACCCTGACACCACATAGCAAGGGCGTCAATACGCTGATGGAAACTAGTTGAATCATCCGGTAATAACAGCTCTAAATCATAAAAACCACTTTGGTATTGATTTTTAGTCGCTTCAAATACACCAGCAAGTACCACTAGTGCATTTTCAGCCATTATATCACCTTCTTCAACAAATGTTGTCAGCATTGAGTCAACCCAAGCACTGATGCGCACATCAGCTCCGCCACTGAAAAGTGCGCACAAAAGCCCATGGGATTCAGCAACTTCAGTCATTGCTTTTAAGTGTTTCAATGCCTTTGCGACCTCGTCAAACTCTGGCATTTTTTCTTCTTCATTAGACATTATTTTATTCACATTATCTATTAATACGCCTATCCTACCATTTTGTTACTAATTTGATAAATTAAAATGCAAGTATTTTTTTAAACTATTTTATTCCTGCATTACTTGCCTTTTAGGGTAAATTTATCATATAGTTCTTATTAAGAAGTTTGCTGCCTGAATTGTGCGCCAGTCTCTACAGTCTTGAGCCGATGCTTATAATTACGGGAGCTTAATTGAATGCGGGAGTGCAAGCTCGTCTATGATCGAGAAGCCCGATGTGTCCATGTAGCACCCACCTGGTTCTTGAGGGTTCAAGAGCCTTGTAGACAGCGCCAACTTTGGGTAGCTTACTTCTTTAAAAATCATATCTCAAAAACTATTGGTTAGCCATCAAATGGATGATAAAGTAAAGATTCGTAAAGCCATTCGTAAAAAACGCCGACAACTAGAAACCGTTGAACGATTTCAATTAAATGAAAACTTACTAAAAAATGCACTTGATATTATTGATAAAAACCAACCAAAATCAATCGCTATTTACTTTCCTAATGATGGTGAAGCTGATTTATGTAATTTAGTTGAGTACGCTAATTTTAAAGACATTACCCTATATTTGCCAGTTTTACATCCGATTATCAAACGTGGGCTTTGGTTTGCTAACTATAACCAAAATGAAATGCTTTATACGAATCGTTTTGGTATTTATGAACCTTTTTTTAATCTTGATTCACTAAAAGCACCCTGGGAGATGGATTTAGTTTTTATGCCTTTGGTTGCATTTGATTTAAATGGCAATCGCATTGGCATGGGTGGCGGCTTTTATGACTACACATTCCAATTTAAGTCAAATGTTAACACACCCACATTAGTTGGCTGTGCTTATGAATTTCAACAGATTGATCAATGTCCTAATGAACATTGGGATATGCCAGTTGATGGCATATTAACTGATGCTAAAGCGCGATGGTTTTAATCATTTCTCTATATTAACTAAAATTTGTTTGATTATTTATTCAAAAATATTCTATCATCTTATATTAAATGATTTACTAACTCAGAAGGATGCTGGTTATGTATGATGAAAAAGATAAAGATGAACATTTAAATATTGATGAAGCATATCAAGCGTTTATGTCATCCTGTATTGAAATACACTCAAAGGATGAAATACAAGCTCAAAAACAAGGTTTAGAAATCAATGCTGGCCATATAAATGATTTCTCATTAGTTGAAATACCTTTAAAAGAAGGCTATATTCTTCCTGCTGTGTGTAAAAAAACAAATGCAATTGAACCATTAGGATATCTTGAAATTTGGTTAAAACAGCTAACTTCTGGTTCATCAGATATCACAGCAAAGCTCTTTCAGTTTCAAATTTTTCAAAAGTCAAAAGGTAAACATAAAGAAAACCAATTACTATTAGACACACAAGATACACTCATTTATCTTACAGATGACAGTTTATTAAAAACAATTGAATTATTAATAGAAGAAATAAGACAACTGCATACTACATATAGTGATGACTTAATATTTTACATTT comes from the bacterium SCSIO 12844 genome and includes:
- the queA gene encoding tRNA preQ1(34) S-adenosylmethionine ribosyltransferase-isomerase QueA, translated to MKTDDFNYQLPSELIAQYPTDKRDHSRLLVLDRNTNQSNEINDQHFFDLPSLINSGDLLIFNNSKVMPARIFAHKQTGGKVELLIERIIDDLTISSHLRVSRKPKVGEFIFLDKDTKFQMLGHTSGTLFKLKLIPTDKIQTIWQVMDLFGHMPLPPYMQREDQKLDQERYQTVYSQPLGSVAAPTAGLHFTDELLDILQTKGVNTAYITLHVGSGTFQPVKVDDISSHKMHSEVIEVSEDVCQKIRETKARGNKIIAVGTTTVRSLETAAISGEIKPFMGESDIFLYPGKKFHVVDQMITNFHLPKSTLIMLVSAFAGTDRIKRAYAHAVLERYRFFSYGDAMLIL
- a CDS encoding UbiH/UbiF/VisC/COQ6 family ubiquinone biosynthesis hydroxylase, whose translation is MGNIKEYQAVIVGGGMVGLALAKGLIDRGLNIAIVERNQPKLHWSNNDKDLRVSAINRFSEQLLDNLDVWEAINQHEIAAFNQMFVFDEGSSGQIRMDAAEIAERELGFIIENRIIVKTLWQALMNKNAALYVPCTIEKLDRFDNQWQLALSDGRKIETQLLIGADGASSWLRNQCQFQVKKRAYHQYAIVAEIETELSHKNCATQRFLATGPLAFLPLADPFRCSIVWSTTEHEATRLLALDDEAFNIELTNALNHHLGICKVQSKRVKFPLTEQHVERYAKDGVVLVGDAAHVIHPLAGQGVNLGFKDVSSLINVLTNAHQKGRSLGDLSTLQQYERERRWHNQLLIWMMAAFKSGFSNESKFLGFLRGNGLSFVDRRALLKRFFMTQAMGKKGLL
- a CDS encoding FAD-dependent monooxygenase — translated: MTATDQTISKHIKTEIAIVGGGLVGQALALAISPYVESIVLIDRIDLKEMALDNFDARAMALAYNALCILKGLDLWDELSEYCEPIHRVHVSNKGLLGRVVLDHKKEHKPCLGAICAFPRIYSAMHEKLLTKENIKLIAPAELDSLDTATNQLTVRNQAKDVIEISAKLVIACDGARSAIRSKLGIEVEHTDYQSYALVCNVELKRSHQNYAYERFYDDGIVAMLPMKGNRSACVFTFKKDQKEQIALMNADELCGYLQKLFGYRLGRFIRIGKCDIFPLHLMVAKKLYLANTLLFGNAAHSLHPVAGQGFNLCLRDIAVFADLVSCYGISDDNEQLLKAFEQRRLKDHKQTTWVSDQLVNLFSNNERMIKVSRSLGLHLTERLPIGKSLINRMMMGDMNQLPSLAKQRIHQWEI
- a CDS encoding UPF0149 family protein; translation: MSNEEEKMPEFDEVAKALKHLKAMTEVAESHGLLCALFSGGADVRISAWVDSMLTTFVEEGDIMAENALVVLAGVFEATKNQYQSGFYDLELLLPDDSTSFHQRIDALAMWCQGFLSGLGLMGFAFEASHSQEIKEAITDLSKMSALQYDEEEEGDEESEKAYNELVEYAKVAALLLHAELSALNQAKAKPLHSARDLTDD
- a CDS encoding 5-formyltetrahydrofolate cyclo-ligase; protein product: MDDKVKIRKAIRKKRRQLETVERFQLNENLLKNALDIIDKNQPKSIAIYFPNDGEADLCNLVEYANFKDITLYLPVLHPIIKRGLWFANYNQNEMLYTNRFGIYEPFFNLDSLKAPWEMDLVFMPLVAFDLNGNRIGMGGGFYDYTFQFKSNVNTPTLVGCAYEFQQIDQCPNEHWDMPVDGILTDAKARWF